The following proteins come from a genomic window of Alosa alosa isolate M-15738 ecotype Scorff River chromosome 2, AALO_Geno_1.1, whole genome shotgun sequence:
- the LOC125285031 gene encoding olfactory receptor 5V1-like, producing the protein MGTKNDTAVRVSEFIITGFDHLSHQKLLGSLILITYVLILCFCSTNLSIIVADRRLHSPMYILICNLAIVDIMFSTSSCITMIAVLLAEMKTITFTLCISSMFTYHLGDVTMCLAITLMAMDRMLAITLPLRYNSILTNPRCIAAILVCWTIAIGSIVPNATAADSIPYCQNNIRYVFCDYPAIIRAGCVDPGPYFTASVIKGLWLFCHLLLILISYIVIVYTVLRLSDKGSRKKTFSTCISHIIVVSTYYAPKIVSVLLSRVGVMLNLTERNAVIIVASMLPPLVNPVTYCLTTKELRGRLISLLTKKNCGSEVTK; encoded by the coding sequence ATGGGAACAAAAAATGACACAGCTGTGAGGGTGTCTGAGTTTATCATAACAGGATTTGATCATCTTTCACATCAGAAACTACTTGGCTCCTTAATTCTTATTACTTATGTCCTAATACTGTGTTTTTGCAGCACAAATTTGAGTATAATAGTTGCAGACAGGCGTTTGCACTCACCAATGTATATATTAATTTGCAATTTAGCCATTGTGGACATCATGTTTAGCACCAGCTCTTGTATAACAATGATAGCTGTACTTCTTGCAGAAATGAAAACTATTACCTTTACTTTGTGCATCAGTAGCATGTTCACCTACCATCTTGGGGATGTCACTATGTGTCTAGCGATAACCTTGATGGCTATGGATCGAATGCTTGCCATTACCTTGCCTCTGAGATACAACAGCATCCTCACAAACCCACGCTGCATCGCAGCCATTCTGGTTTGCTGGACAATAGCAATTGGATCAATTGTTCCAAATGCAACAGCAGCTGACAGTATTCCATACTGTCAAAACAATATAAGATATGTGTTTTGTGACTATCCTGCAATAATaagagctggatgtgtggaccCTGGCCCTTATTTTACAGCTTCAGTAATCAAGGGCTTGTGGCTTTTTTGCCATCTTTTGCTGATCCTCATTTCATATATTGTAATTGTATACACTGTGCTGAGACTCTCAGACAAGGGAAGCAGGAAGAAGACATTTAGCACTTGTATTTCGCATATCATTGTGGTTTCTACTTATTACGCACCAAAAATAGTATCTGTGCTGCTAAGTAGAGTTGGTGTGATGCTTAACCTGACAGAGAGGAATGCTGTGATTATCGTGGCCTCAATGCTGCCACCTCTTGTCAACCCTGTGACTTACTGTCTAACAACAAAAGAGCTGAGGGGACGGCTGATAAGCCTGTTGACTAAAAAAAATTGTGGCAGTGAAGTGACTAAGTGA